GGATCCACGACGCCCCGAGATCCGTTACCCGCCCGCCATCGCGCTCCGTGTGCACGCGACCGCCGATCCGATCCCGCGCCTCGAGCACCGCGACCCGCTGCCCCGCCCCCGCCAGCAGCCGCGCGGCGGTGAGCCCGGCCACACCCGCGCCCACCACGATCGTGTCGAAACGCTCCACCGTCATCGTCCGCTCCCGCACTCGCTCCGAGACGGGCGTCGCCGTGACGCCCGCATGGAGTCAGGATACCGGCGCCCCGCGGCGGTATCCCGCTCGGTCCCCGGGCGCGCTCAGCCCCGGGGGTGCGCTCAGCCCCGCGCCGTCCCGGGAGGCCGCGGCGCGGCGGCCCGCGAGTCGAGCGCCTCGAGCAGCGAGCGCTCCGTGCGGATCGCGCCCGGGTTGCGGCGCAGCCAGGGTCGCAGCACCCGCGTCACGGCGGGCATCATCACGAAGGTCATGAGCGGGGCGAGCACCGTCACGACGAGTGCCGAGCGCAGCAGCACGGGCGCGTCGCCCCACCACGGCAGCGTCGAGATCACCCACGACGACGCGACGTTCACCGGGTACATGCCCACCCAGATGGCCATCGCCTGCTTCCAGCGCTGCGGCGCCGAGCGCACCACCACGGTGCGCGCGTCACCCGTTCGCACGTCGACGCTGCGCCGCAGCTGCGGCCCGTCGAACCAGCCCTCGATGCCGGTGCGACGCTGCACCCGGGCATCGAGGACGAGGGGGGAACCCGCTTCGAGCCAGCGCCGGCGCTGCTCCGAGCGCTCCCAGTCGCCGAGCGCCGCCTCATCGGCGAAGCGGTAGATCGCGTGCAGCACGTTCTCGTCGCCGCTGTCGCGCAGCACCCCGCCGCCCAGGCAGCCGTCGAAGCCGCGGGCGAGCCGCAGGCCCTCCTCGACCCACGCGACCGCGTCGCCGCTGCGGGCCGGCATCGTCTGCCGCCTGACCGCTACCGTGACCGGGGTTCCCATGCCGTCCATTGCAGCGCGGGCGCGTGACGGGGGCGTTACGCCCCGTCACGCCCCAGTGAAGAGCGAGTTACGATTCGGCGCGGATGCCGCGCCCCGGAGACGATCGGGCGCCCGAGGCGTCGCGGCACGGCCTTCGTGACCCGGTCTCCGGAAATCCCTCCTCGGGGATCCCGTACCCGGGCCCCGGCCCCATGGCCCGCGCCCCTCCGAGCCTCCGAGCCTCCGAGCCTCCGAGCCACGGCCCCGCTCACTCGTCGGGAACGAGCACCGGGGTGTCGCGGTTCAGGCTCTCGCCCCGGAAGAACGGCTTGGATCCCGGGCGCAGCCACCAGATGCCCATGAGCACGAAGCCGAGCAGGATCGCGCCGACCCCGATCACGAAGGCGCCGCCCACGCCGAGCAGCACGGTCTCGCTGTACTCCGTGCTCCACATGTCGATCGCCGACTGCACGAACGCGTAGCCGAGCATGAGACCGCCGAGCGCGGGCAGGATGCCGCGCATCCACAGGTTGCGGGCGCTGTCGCGCAGCGTGCCGCGGAAGTACCAGACGCAGGCGAACGAGGTGATCGCGTAGTAGAGCGCGACGGCGAGACCCATCGACGTGAGCGAGTCGGCGAGCATGTCCTCGGACAGGATCGACATGCCCACGTAGTAGATGATCGCCGCCGCGCCCATGAGCGTCGTCGAGAACCACGGCGTCTTGAACTTGGGGTGCAGCTCGGCGAACTTCGCGGGCAGCGCGCGGTAGACCGCCATCGAGAGGGTGCCGCGCGCGGTCGGCAGGATCGTCGTCTGCGTCGACGACGCCGCCGACAGCATCACGCCGAGGATCAGGAACCAGCCCCACGGCCCGAAGAGCGCGCCGCCCAGCACCGAGAACACGTCGTCGAGGCTCTCGGGGTTCGTGAGGCCGTACCCCGTGTCGCCGAAGCCGGCGAACATCATCACCACGACCGAGATGCCCACGTAGAGCACGATGAGCACCACGATGCTCGACAGCGCCGCGCGACCGGGCGTCTTGCGGGGGTTCTTGGTCTCCTCGTTGAGGGCGAGGCAGGTGTCCCAGCCCCAGTAGATGAAGAGTGCCAGCAGCACGGCCTCGATGAAGCCCGACCACGAGGTGAGCTCGGCGGGGTTGAACCACTGCCAGTCGAACGCGATCGAGTCGGGGTTGCCGCCGTCGAGCGAGTGCCAGAGGGCGAGCACGCCGAAGAGCACCATCGCGACGATCTGGATGGTCATGAGCACCATCTGCAGCTTCTCGCCGATCTGCACGCCGATCGTGCTCACGAACGTCATGATCGCCATGAACACGACCGAGGTGGCGACCACGATCACCCGGTTGTCGGCGAACTCCTCGTTGCCGAGCAGCAGCCAGAAGTACTTGCCCGTGATCTCCCCCACGTTGGCGAGCACCATGATCGCCGAGACCGCGACCGCCCAGCCGCCGATCCAGCCGACGACGGGCCCGAAGCCCTTGGTGCCCCACACGAAGGTGGTGCCGCAGTCGGGCATCTCGCGGTTGAGCTCCTGGTAGGCGAAGGCGGCGAAGATCATCGGCACGCAGGCGATGATGAAGACGAGCGGCGCCTGAGCGCCGACCGCGAGGATCACGTAGCCGAGCGTCGCCGCGAGCGAGTAGAGCGGAGCGGTCGAGGCGAGCCCGATCACCGTCGATCCCACGACGCCGAGCGCGCCCTGGTTGAGGCCCTTGCCGACGTGAATGTGCCCGGTGTCGGTGGCGTTGCCCAGCGTGTGCTTCTCCATGGGGTCATTCTGCTGCATCGGCTCGGATCTGGGAAATGGCCGGGCGGATCCGACACGCCGCGGCCATCGGCCCGCTCTGCCGCGGATTCCGCAGTTTTCAGCTCCATACACTATCGAGATCGACACCCGAAGCTGACTTGGGCTACGCGAAGACGGGGGCGTCCGCGCTAGTGCTGTGCACCGAGGTGTGCCAGACTTGGCACTGTCCGACACCCGACGAAGTCACTAAGGAGTGAGTCATCTATGGGCACCTTCGCCGTAATCAATCCGGCCACGGGCGAGACCGTCGCCGAGTACCCCGACGCGACGGCCGAGGAGATCGAGGCCGGCCTGGCTTCGGCTCAGCAGGCCTACAAGGAGTGGGCTCGCAAGACCACGGTCGCCGAGCGCGCCGCCCTGGCGAAGCGTGCCGCCGAGCTGTTCGAGGAGCGCAAGGACGAGCTGGGCGCGATCATCAACCGTGAGATGGGCAAGCCGCTCGACCAGTCGGTCGGCGAGGCCGAGTTCTCGGGCGCGATCACCGCGGCGTTCGCCGACAACGCCGAGCAGTGGCTGGCCGATGAGGAGCTGCAGGTCGAGGACGGCCTGAAGACCTTCTTCCGCTTCCAGGGCCTCGGCGTGATCCTCGGCATCATGCCCTGGAACTACCCCTACTACCAGGTCGCCCGCTTCGCGGTGCCCAACCTGATCCTGGGCAACACCATCATCCTCAAGCACGCCGCGCAGTGCCCCGAGTCGGCTCTCGCGCTCGAGAAGCTCTTCCGCGACGCCGGCTTCCCCGAGGGCGCCTACGTCAACGTGTTCGCCACCCATGACCAGATCGCCGACATCATCGCCGACGACCGCATCCAGGGCGTCTCGCTCACCGGTTCCGAGCGCGCCGGCGCGATCGTCGCCGAACAGGCGGGCCGCGCGCTCAAGAAGTGCGTGCTCGAGCTGGGTGGCTCCGACGTCTTCCTCGTGCTCGACACCGACGACCTCGACCACGCGGTCGAGCACGCCGTGGGCGGCCGCATGGAGAACACCGGCCAGGCCTGCAACGGCTCGAAGCGCATCGTCGTGCTCGACAAGTACTTCGACGAGTTCAAGGAGAAGTTCGTCGCCGCGATCGGCGGCCAGAGCTACGGCGACGACTTCGGCCCGCTGTCGTCGGCTCAGGCCACCAAGACCCTCTCGGGTCAGGTGCAGGGCGCGATCGATCAGGGCGCCGAGGTGCTCGTGGGCGACAACGAGCCCGAGGGCAATCTCTTCACCCCCACCGTCCTCTCCGGCATCACGCCTTCGATGGACGTGTACAGCCAGGAGCTCTTCGGCCCCGTCGCGCAGCTCTACAAGGTGTCGAGCGACGAAGAGGCGATCGAGCTCGCCAACTCGTCGCCCTACGGCCTCGGCTCCGTGGTCATCTGCGATGACCTCGAGCGCGCCGAGCGCGTGGGCGACCAGCTCGACGTGGGCATGGTCTTCATCGGCGGCGCCGGCCTCGAGGGCGCGGACGTGCCCTTCGGCGGCGTGAAGAAGTCGGGCTACGGCCGCGAGCTCGGCAAGGTCGGCATGCTCGAGTTCGCCAACAAGAAGCTCTTCCGCTTCGCGCAGAAGTAGGCCTCTCGGCGAGACGCGCGGCCCCGGCGACCATCGGTCGCCGGGGCCGCCCGCGTTTCCGGCCCCGTGCGCAGGTGCCCCCGGGCCGTGCGTGTCGTTCGTTTCGTGTCGTTCCCGAGCCTGCCGATGGGAGCCCCTGTCCCCTCCTTACTTCCCCGCGAGTGGGCAGAAACTGCTGCGCTCCCCCCGATCCGCGCACCTTTTCGACCACTCGACGGGTCTTCTGCCCTTCGAAGAGTTCAGGGGGCCGGCAAAACCCAGGGAGCGAGCAGACTCAGGGGCAGGCACGCTCTGGCCAGGCACGCTCTGGGCAGGCAGCCTCAGGGGCAAGCACACGCAGGCCCGGAGCGCGAGTGGCGCGCGAGCACGCGCGCGCCTACGCGTGCGCGGCGAGCCTGAACGCCTCGGGCGGCGTCCGCTCGCCGAGCGCGGCGTCGGCGAGCACCCGCCCGATCGCGGGCACGAACTTGAATCCCTGCCCCCGAGAAGCCCGCGGCGATCGTGAGCGGCCCGCACTGGTCGAGCACGAAGCGCTCGCTCTCGGTCGAGGTGTAGGTGCAGCTGATCTCGACGGCCGAGTCGGGATCGAGGCCGGGGAACCACTCGGCGACGTGCTCGCGCAGCCTGCGGCGCAGTTCGTCGGTCGCGCGGAACGCCCGCGCGTCGGGGTCGCCCGCCTCGCCGGTGAGGTGCAGGCCCACCTTCACGCCCTCGCCCGGGGTGAGCATGCCGTAGACGGTGCCCCGGCTGGCGCCGCGCTCGTCGAGCTCGCGCGGGAAGTGGTTGAACGACGGCCAGGCGGCCGACTCGTAGCCGGGGCGGATCGCGAAGTGGGCGGGGTGCTCCTCGGTGACGGTGAGCGGCGGCAGCCGCACGAGCCCGTCGAGCAGCGGCGCGCTCCACGCGCCGGCCGCCACGACCGCGCCCTCGGCCTCGACGCGCACGAGGCCCTGCGGGCCCTCGGCGGTCACGAGGACCCGATCCTCGCCTGGCTCGATGCCGACGACCCGGTGCCCGTAGCGCAGTTCGGCGCCGTCGCCGCGCGCGAGGTCGGCGAGCACCCGCAGCGCGGCGGCGGCGTCGACGCGCCCGGCCTCACGGTTCACGAGCGCGTCGGTCTCGAAGCGCAGGCCGGGCCACCGATCCCGAGCGGCGGCGGCGCTCACCATCTCGGCGGCAGCGCCCCGGGCTCGCAGGGCCTCGTACGCGGCCGTCACGCGGTGCTCGGCGCCGTGCGTGACGAGCCCGTCGAGAGTGAGCAGATCGTGCCCCGACGCCCGCTCGAGCACGCGGAAGAGCCGCAGCGACTCGTCGTAGAGGTCGAGGAAGTGATCGTCGGCGTAGGCGTTGTTCATGTTGCGCGTGGCGCCGTGGGAGGCGCCGCGCGAGTGGCCGGGCTCGAAGCGTTCGAGCAGCAGCACTCGGATACCGCGCTGCGCGAGCTGCCACGCGGCGGCGAGGCCCATGGCCCCGCCGCCGACGATCACTCGGTCGAAGCGCTCGACGGTTCGGCTCAATGCCCCCTCGCGATCCACTCGTCGAGGTGCGGCGCCTCCTCGCCGATGACCGTGGTGTCGCCGTGGCCCGTGTGCACGACCGTCTCGGGGGGGGCAGCGTGAACAGCCGATCCCGAATCGACTCGATGATCGTGGGGAAGTCGCTGTAGGAGCGGCCGGTCGCGCCGGGGCCGCCGTTGAACAGGGTGTCGCCGGTGAACACGGCGCCGAGCGCGGGAGCCGAGAAGCACGTAGACCCCGGAGAGTGCCCCGGTGTGTGCAGGGCCGCGAGGCGCACGCCGGCGACCTCGAACACGTCGCCGTCGGCGATCTCGGCGTCGGGGGCCTCGTCGTGGACGGCGTCCCACAGCACACGGTCGTCGGGGTGCAGGTGCAGCGGCGCGCCGAGCTTCTCGGCGGTCTCGCGCGCGGCCCGGACGTGATCGTCGTGCCCGTGGGTGAGCAGGATCGCGCGCACCTCGCGCTCCCCGACGGCGGCGGCGACCGCGTCGGCGTCGTGTGCGGGGTCGATCACGATCACCTCGGCGTCGTCGCCCACGATCCACACGTTGTTGTCGACATCCCAGGTGCCGCCGTCGAGCGAGAAGGTGCCGCTGGTGACCAGGTTCTCGATGCGGGCGACCATCAGAGCACCACCACCGATCGCAGCACGTTGCCGCCGCTCATCTTCGCGAACGCGGCCTCGACGTCGCCGAGGCCGATGCGCTCGGTGACGAAGCCCTCGAGGTCGAGGCGGCCCAGCTTGTACTGGTCGATGAGCATCTGGAAGTCGCGGCTGGGCAGGCAGTCGCCGTACCACGACGATTTCAGCGAGCCGCCGCGACCGAAGACGTCGAGCAGGGGCAGTTCGAGCCTCATGTCGGGGGTGGGCACGCCGACGAGCACCACGCGCCCCGCGAGGTCGCGGGCGTAGAACGCCTGCTGGTAGGTCTCGGGCCGGCCCACGGCGTCGATCACGACGTCGGCGCCGAAGCCGCCGGTGAGGGCGCGGATCGCTTCGACCGGGTCTTCGTCGCGCGAGTTGACGGTGCGAGTGGCGCCGAAGCGCTTCGCCTGCTCGAGCTTCGCGTCGTCGATGTCGACGGCGATGATGGTGGTCGCGCCGGCGAGCTGGGCGCCGGCGATCGCGGCGGTTCCGACGCCGCCGCAGCCGATCACCGCGACCGACTCGCCGCGGCGCACCTCGCCGGTGTTGATCGCCGCGCCGATGCCGGCCATGATGCCGCAGCCGAGCAGGCCGACGGCGGCCGCGTCCGACTCCTCGTCGATCTTCGTGCACTGGCCGGCGGCGACGAGGGTCTTCTCGGCGAAGGAGCCGATGCCGAGCGCCGCCGACAGCTCGGTGCCGTCTTCGAGCGTCATCTTCTGCTTCGCATTGTGGGTGGCGAAGCAGTACTGCGGCTGCCCCTTGGCGCAGGCGCGGCACTGGCCGCAGACGGCGCGCCAGTTCAGGATCACCCGGTCGCCCACCGCGACCTCGGTGACGCCCTCGCCGATCGCGGCGACGCGCGCGGTCGACTCGTGGCCGAGCAGGTACGGGAACTCGTCGCCGATGCCGCCCTGCTGGTAGTGGTAGTCGGTGTGGCAGACGCCGCAGCTGAGCACGTCGACCACCACCTCGCCCGGCCCCGGATCGGGCACGATCACCGTCTCGGTGGTGGCCGGCGCGTTCTTCTCGCGCACCACCACTCCCTGCACTCGATAGACCACGCGGTCCCCCTTCGTCCGGCGGCGCCCCAGGTCACGGCGCCGTGCTCCTTCGAGCCTAGGCCGTCGCGGGCGATTCCTCATCTCCGGCGTGCGCGTGGGCGCGTACGACGCGCGAAGGCCTCGGATCCGCGACGGGATCCGAGGCCTGCTGCTGCGCCCGATCGGGCGCTCAGCGTGCGAGGAGGATCGGCTCGAAGAACTCGGCGGTCCGCTCGGGGGCGTCGAGGGGGAGGATCGCCGAGACGTAGTGGTCGGGGCGCACGATCACGACGGCGCCGTCGCGGC
The genomic region above belongs to Leucobacter muris and contains:
- a CDS encoding antibiotic biosynthesis monooxygenase — encoded protein: MGTPVTVAVRRQTMPARSGDAVAWVEEGLRLARGFDGCLGGGVLRDSGDENVLHAIYRFADEAALGDWERSEQRRRWLEAGSPLVLDARVQRRTGIEGWFDGPQLRRSVDVRTGDARTVVVRSAPQRWKQAMAIWVGMYPVNVASSWVISTLPWWGDAPVLLRSALVVTVLAPLMTFVMMPAVTRVLRPWLRRNPGAIRTERSLLEALDSRAAAPRPPGTARG
- a CDS encoding APC family permease, which codes for MEKHTLGNATDTGHIHVGKGLNQGALGVVGSTVIGLASTAPLYSLAATLGYVILAVGAQAPLVFIIACVPMIFAAFAYQELNREMPDCGTTFVWGTKGFGPVVGWIGGWAVAVSAIMVLANVGEITGKYFWLLLGNEEFADNRVIVVATSVVFMAIMTFVSTIGVQIGEKLQMVLMTIQIVAMVLFGVLALWHSLDGGNPDSIAFDWQWFNPAELTSWSGFIEAVLLALFIYWGWDTCLALNEETKNPRKTPGRAALSSIVVLIVLYVGISVVVMMFAGFGDTGYGLTNPESLDDVFSVLGGALFGPWGWFLILGVMLSAASSTQTTILPTARGTLSMAVYRALPAKFAELHPKFKTPWFSTTLMGAAAIIYYVGMSILSEDMLADSLTSMGLAVALYYAITSFACVWYFRGTLRDSARNLWMRGILPALGGLMLGYAFVQSAIDMWSTEYSETVLLGVGGAFVIGVGAILLGFVLMGIWWLRPGSKPFFRGESLNRDTPVLVPDE
- a CDS encoding NAD-dependent succinate-semialdehyde dehydrogenase translates to MGTFAVINPATGETVAEYPDATAEEIEAGLASAQQAYKEWARKTTVAERAALAKRAAELFEERKDELGAIINREMGKPLDQSVGEAEFSGAITAAFADNAEQWLADEELQVEDGLKTFFRFQGLGVILGIMPWNYPYYQVARFAVPNLILGNTIILKHAAQCPESALALEKLFRDAGFPEGAYVNVFATHDQIADIIADDRIQGVSLTGSERAGAIVAEQAGRALKKCVLELGGSDVFLVLDTDDLDHAVEHAVGGRMENTGQACNGSKRIVVLDKYFDEFKEKFVAAIGGQSYGDDFGPLSSAQATKTLSGQVQGAIDQGAEVLVGDNEPEGNLFTPTVLSGITPSMDVYSQELFGPVAQLYKVSSDEEAIELANSSPYGLGSVVICDDLERAERVGDQLDVGMVFIGGAGLEGADVPFGGVKKSGYGRELGKVGMLEFANKKLFRFAQK
- a CDS encoding FAD-dependent oxidoreductase, producing the protein MSRTVERFDRVIVGGGAMGLAAAWQLAQRGIRVLLLERFEPGHSRGASHGATRNMNNAYADDHFLDLYDESLRLFRVLERASGHDLLTLDGLVTHGAEHRVTAAYEALRARGAAAEMVSAAAARDRWPGLRFETDALVNREAGRVDAAAALRVLADLARGDGAELRYGHRVVGIEPGEDRVLVTAEGPQGLVRVEAEGAVVAAGAWSAPLLDGLVRLPPLTVTEEHPAHFAIRPGYESAAWPSFNHFPRELDERGASRGTVYGMLTPGEGVKVGLHLTGEAGDPDARAFRATDELRRRLREHVAEWFPGLDPDSAVEISCTYTSTESERFVLDQCGPLTIAAGFSGAGIQVRARDRAGARRRRARRADAARGVQARRARVGARVLARHSRSGPACACP
- a CDS encoding S-(hydroxymethyl)mycothiol dehydrogenase gives rise to the protein MVYRVQGVVVREKNAPATTETVIVPDPGPGEVVVDVLSCGVCHTDYHYQQGGIGDEFPYLLGHESTARVAAIGEGVTEVAVGDRVILNWRAVCGQCRACAKGQPQYCFATHNAKQKMTLEDGTELSAALGIGSFAEKTLVAAGQCTKIDEESDAAAVGLLGCGIMAGIGAAINTGEVRRGESVAVIGCGGVGTAAIAGAQLAGATTIIAVDIDDAKLEQAKRFGATRTVNSRDEDPVEAIRALTGGFGADVVIDAVGRPETYQQAFYARDLAGRVVLVGVPTPDMRLELPLLDVFGRGGSLKSSWYGDCLPSRDFQMLIDQYKLGRLDLEGFVTERIGLGDVEAAFAKMSGGNVLRSVVVL